In the Bacillus shivajii genome, one interval contains:
- a CDS encoding GntR family transcriptional regulator, with protein MMRKNQIVHDLSNSIFHYILSGRFGPGSPLPSVREIAQQLNINKSTVFLAYKDLQEKGYIYSRKGKGFYVSSDVRIDETSWEGSISEAIEPLLWQAKLAQLPKEELLKKIKLYITDNYEVSPIKVAFIECNKYEATEIAQDLERQIGVPVKPFMLDELPIKHREILSYPLILTTFFHLHEAKTLLKTREITAVHHIPSIQSVSEISNINKVDSVGIIATNERTMRIIKGVLSVYQRDFRQSATVDQPEKVNEILKECNIVIINPEIYTHYDENTFANHKIIPVHFQIENQSIRFIKEKLNKIQKK; from the coding sequence ATGATGAGGAAAAACCAAATAGTACATGATTTATCAAATTCTATTTTTCATTACATTTTATCTGGGAGGTTTGGTCCGGGTTCTCCGTTGCCGAGTGTAAGGGAAATTGCACAACAACTAAATATTAATAAATCGACTGTATTTTTGGCTTATAAAGACTTACAAGAGAAAGGCTATATCTATTCTCGAAAGGGGAAAGGTTTCTATGTTTCCAGTGATGTAAGAATCGATGAAACGTCATGGGAGGGCAGCATATCAGAAGCTATTGAACCCTTGCTCTGGCAAGCCAAATTGGCACAATTACCTAAAGAAGAACTGCTGAAAAAGATCAAACTTTATATTACAGACAATTACGAGGTAAGCCCGATCAAGGTAGCATTTATAGAGTGTAACAAATATGAAGCGACAGAAATTGCTCAAGATCTAGAAAGGCAAATAGGTGTTCCTGTAAAACCATTTATGCTAGATGAACTTCCTATAAAGCACAGAGAAATCCTCTCTTATCCATTAATATTGACGACGTTTTTCCACCTTCATGAAGCAAAAACATTATTAAAAACGAGAGAAATCACCGCAGTACACCATATTCCATCGATTCAATCCGTATCTGAAATATCCAATATTAACAAAGTTGACAGTGTTGGGATTATCGCGACGAATGAAAGAACAATGAGAATTATTAAGGGGGTGTTATCTGTATATCAAAGAGATTTTCGCCAAAGTGCTACGGTCGACCAGCCCGAAAAAGTCAATGAAATCTTGAAGGAATGTAATATCGTGATTATTAATCCAGAGATCTATACACATTACGACGAAAATACCTTTGCCAATCATAAAATCATCCCAGTTCATTTTCAAATAGAGAATCAATCGATTCGGTTTATCAAAGAAAAACTGAATAAAATTCAGAAAAAATGA